ATGATTCATTGACAATCCGTCAAAGATATTTCAGTGCGCGTTTAACACGAACCCCATTGACTGACGTCTTTAATATCGAAATAACTGATTATTTGGGAGGCATCCCCCGTCTGTCTCGAGTCAAATATATGATGTTCAATTTCCAAAAAAACGTCTCCTTTTCTGTTAGACCGGTAATATCTTGAAACACAGTGAGGCGAAGTTTATGGATCAATCAAAACGAAAAAGTTTATCACCTGACTTAGTAGTAGCTTGCAAACGCCTCCAGGGAGAGAAGACGCTCTATCGAAAACCAGGAGTTCGACTCATGCGCCAAGCAGAAACAGAACTTTAATGTTAACAAGCCCTAGAACATCTGTCTGATCGATGCAACAGAGTTACAGCCTTAAGCGGAATAGTGGTTTGATCCAGCCCATATGGCGGTCGGCAGAGTGATACCCATTTCACTCAAGCGAGAGAGAAGATCTCCACCGGTTTGCCTTTTTTGTGCTGTCTCGGCCAGAGTGCATACCGACCTGCCACATAACGACTGCCAGTTAACTGATTGATCATGGTCACCCCCGTATCGGTCAGAGTAATAACAGGTAATCGCCTTCGGCTGCCCTGCACTACAACCTTCTCACTCAGGGTCAATCGATCTGCGATCCACTGGGGTGTTTTTCCATTGACCAGGCTGAATTGGCAGTAATCCCATAGCAGCCACTCCTGCAGACCTGGTGTATCCTCGAGGTAGGGAATCATGAAGTTGCATAGCTGATCAAACAACGCGTCTGGCTGCAGGTTATCCCGGGCTATCTGTTGTCCTGAATCGTCGAGCAACCGATCAAAACAGTCGCTGACACTACCGGAAAAGCATTGACTCACCAGACCCGTCAGAGTGGTTTTTAACAAACCACTGTTGTAGAGGCGCTCCAGTAATTCCGCATAGCGTTTGAATTGAGCGATCTGTTTGAATGCCATGGAAGGGTTAGACAAGACCTCATAGGGTGGCTCGGTATCCCATCGATACCCGAGTTGATGAGCCTGTTGCTGTAAAGGGGTTCCCGGGAGCAATTTCAGGATTCCGAGTTGCAGATGATCCGGGTAGAGCCTGAAAGTCTGATCCAGGGAACTGGTACAGAGTTCAACCGTCTCTCCGGGTAGTCCCACGATCAGGTCAAGATGGACTGGATGTCTTCGCATCTCAACCAAGCAGCGAATATTCTCCAGTGACTTTGCCACATCCATCCGCCGATCGATGTTGATCAGCACCTGGTCATTCAGGGTCTGTAATCCGATCTCAAACTGAAACTTTCCTGGGAGCGCTTCACGAAACACGCTCATCGCCTGTTCAGAGATCCGATCCGGGTTGAGTTCCAGATGGAAACGCAATCCATCAGGGGTTGCAGCAAAGCGCTGCAGCAGTGTCGAGGTACGTTTTTCCCCAAGATGGAAGCTGCGATCCAGTAGCTTGACGGTTTTATTGGATAGCTGTTCAAGGACTTGCAGGTCGGCTTCTACCCTTTCCACAGGAAAGGCTCTCAAGCGCTCCGTTGCACTGCTACAGAAGCTGCACTGGTAGGGGCAACCTCTGGAAGTTTCCCAGTAAACCAAAGGCTTAGCACTGTCGAAGCGCCCTTCTGACACAATCGGTGGAATCTCCGATACCGGCATCAGCTGAACTGAATTCTGCTGAATCTGATCATCTTTCCGGTATACCAGACCAGAAACGCTCTCAAAATCCCCTTGCGTTTGAAAAACCCTGTTCATCAGGTCAGTAAATGCGGCCTCCCCCTCCCCTTCGATCACATAGTCGATTTCAGACACCCGGGTCAACAGTTCTACCCCTCTGGCGCCAGCCTCTGGCCCGCCGAATACCACCTGCATCTCGGGCAATAACTGTTTAAGCAGTCGGCTCAGACGGATGCTGGCCGAGATGTTCCACAAATAGGTGGAGAAGCCGATGATCCTCGGTGCATATTCAACCAGCCTCTCGATCAGCACCTGGTGATTGGTATTGACCAGGGCATCGAACAACTGCATCCGGTGCCCACAGCCTCGAGCATCCGCATAGGCCGCAATGGATTGGAGAGCGAGGGAGCTGTGGCTGTATCCGGCATGTAACGCTACAAGCGCAACCTTGGGATGATTTTCAGAAGCGGATGTCGGTAACAAGTTTTTCCTCTGCCCTTAATACGATCCAGGAATAAAATTCATCAATCAAACGTCACTACCAAGAAGCTCTGGCAGCCTGACAAGCTTTGATCCTTGAAGACAAAATCGGCTGTATATTGTACACCTTCCGGGTTCCTCATTATCGCTACTTGATCATTAGAAATTCCTCGATTTCAAGGGCCTGCCAAGTTATCATTCACCAGCCTATTTGCAGATATTGAGACTCTGCTCAATTTTTCTCAAGTAGCGCTCTGATTACACACTAATACTCTCATGGCAGAAAGGATTTGGAAGCATGATCGATTTCGATAAAGTGCACATCGGTGTACTGGGTCTTGGTTACGTTGGGCTGCCTCTGGCAGTTGAGTTCGGAAAAAAATTTCCCACCATCGGTTTGGACATCAATGAAGCACGTGTCGAGGAGCTGAAACAGGGCAAGGACAGCTCTTTGGAGGTCGATCCAGCTGAGCTTCAGCAGGTGCCCCACCTCAGCTACACCAGCCAGCTTGAAGACCTGAAAGCATGCAATGTCTTTATTGTTACGGTTCCGACACCAATCAACGAGCACAAACAGCCGGATCTGTCACCACTGATCGGCGCCAGTCATGCGCTGGGCAAGGTGATGAAATCTGGTGACATTGCCATCTTCGAATCGACTGTCTATCCCGGAGCGACCGAAGAGGTCTGCGTACCGATCATGGAAGAGGAGTCCGGCTTGAAATTCAACCAGGACTTTTTTGTCGGCTACAGCCCTGAGCGTATCAATCCCGGAGATAAAGAGCACAGACTACCCACCATCAAGAAGGTAACCTCAGGCTCTACCCCGGAAGTCGCTGATTTTGTTGATGAACTTTACAAAACAGTCATCACGGCCGGAACCCATAAAGCAAGTAGCATCAAAGTGGCTGAGGCGGCAAAAGTCATCGAAAACACCCAGAGAGATGTCAATATCGCCCTGATTAACGAGTTGGCTCTGATTTTCAACAAATTGAATATTGATACTCTGGAAGTGCTTGAAGCGGCTGGAAGCAAATGGAATTTCCTTCCCTTCAGACCTGGACTGGTGGGTGGTCACTGCATCGGTGTTGACCCCTACTACCTTACCCACAAAGCCCAGTCCATAGGCTACCAGCCAGAGATCATCCTGGCCGGTCGTCGTCTCAATGACGGTATGGGCGCCTACGTGGTACACAGCGTAGTCAAGATGATGATGAAACGGGGAATGTCCACCAATAACAGCCGAGTTCTGGTGCTGGGCCTGACCTTCAAGGAGAACTGCCCTGACCTGCGAAATACCAGGGTCGTCGATATCGTCAGTGAATTTGAGGACTACGGAGCATCTGTCGATGTCTATGACCCCTGGGTCAATCCGGAGGAAGCAGAGGAAGAGTACGGATTACTTCCCATCGATAGTCTGTCTGACGGCACTTATGATGCAGTCATCCTGGCAGTGGCACATCAGGAATTCCAGCAGATGGGCGCGGACAAGATCAGAGCGTTGTGTAAAGAGAATGGTGTACTGTTCGATGTTAAGAATGTACTCCCCGTTGATGAAGTTGATGCCAGACTATGACTACCTATGAATCACTGAAAGAGCGTCTGAAAAGTCAGCCCGCCACCTGGCTGATTACCGGTGTAGCCGGATTTATAGGCTCTAACCTGCTGGAAACCTTGCTGAAGCTGAATCAGAAAGTTGTCGGCCTGGATAATTTCGCAACTGGCCACGCTTACAATTTTGACAAGGTTAAGGCCGCTGTTTCCGTTGACCAGTGGTCCGCTTTTCGTTTCATCGAGGGTGACATTCGAGATTTGCAGACCTGCCACGACGCCTGTAACGGTGTCGACTATGTACTCCATCAGGCTGCCTTGGGCTCAGTACCCCGCTCGCTCACTGATCCGATAACCACCAATGAGTGCAACATCAGCGGCTTTTTGAATATGCTGGTTGCCGGTAGGGATGCGCAGGTCAAGCGTTTCGTCTATGCGGCCTCGAGTTCGACCTACGGGGATCACCCGGGTCTGCCGAAGGTCGAGGATAAAACCGGAAATCCGCTCTCACCCTATGCCGTCACAAAGCTGGTGAATGAACATTATGCCCAGGTATTTGCCCGTTGCTATGATTTCAACACCATCGGACTGAGATATTTCAATATCTTCGGCCAACGTCAGGATCCGAATGGAGCCTATGCGGCTGTGATCCCAAAATGGGTGGCTTCGATGATCGACCGGGATGACGTCTTCATCAATGGGGATGGTGAGACAAGCCGTGATTTCTGTTATATCGACAATGCGGTTCAGGCCAATCTGTTGGCAGCCACAACCACCAATCCGGATGCGGCCAATCAGGTTTACAATGTGGCGGTAGGAGACCGAACCAGCCTCAATCAGCTGTTCACCAAAATCAGAGACATTCTTGCTGACAGATTCACCTATCTGAGTGACCTTACCCCGGTATACCGGGACTTCAGGGCTGGTGACGTTCGTCACTCCCTGGCCGATATCGAGAAGGCAAAAAACCTGCTTGGCTATCAACCCAGCCACAACATCGATCAAGGCCTGACTGAAGCGATGTCCTGGTACATTGATGACTTAACCAGCTGAATCAAAATCAACTGATCTGATAGCTGTCAATCAGCTACAGATCATTTCTATCTCTTTACACTCAGGAATCTGTATTCAAAGGAGGAAATTGAAAGCATGCGTGTACTCATCACCGGCGGTGCCGGATTTATCGGATCCGCCCTGGCTCTGCGTTTATTGGAAAGGGGCGATGAGGTCATCAGCATCGATTGCCTGAACGACTACTACGATGTGAATCTGAAAAAGGCGCGGCTGGCCCGTACCCAGGCCCACCCCAATTTCACCGACCTTCGAACGGAGCTTGAGGACAGGTCGGGGATTGCAAAGATTTTTGCCGAGTATCAACCCCAAAGGGTTGTCAATCTGGCCGCCCAGGCCGGGGTTCGCTATTCAATCGAAAACCCTCTCGCCTATGTCGATTCCAATCTGGTCGGTTTCGGCCATATTCTGGAAGGTTGCCGTCACCATGGCATTGAGCACCTGGTCTATGCATCGAGCAGCTCCGTCTATGGGGCGAATACCTCAATGCCCTTCTCCGTGCATGACAATGTGGATCACCCGGTCAGTCTCTATGCGGCAACAAAAAAAGCCAATGAGCTGATGGCTCACACCTACAGCCATCTCTATCGCCTGCCCACGACCGGATTGAGATTTTTCACGGTTTATGGTCCCTGGAGCCGCCCGGACATGGCGATGCTGAAGTTTGCCCACAAAATCATGCAGGGCGAGCCGATTGATGTCTTCAATTATGGTAAGCACAAACGGGA
This portion of the Candidatus Thiodiazotropha endoloripes genome encodes:
- a CDS encoding NAD-dependent epimerase yields the protein MRVLITGGAGFIGSALALRLLERGDEVISIDCLNDYYDVNLKKARLARTQAHPNFTDLRTELEDRSGIAKIFAEYQPQRVVNLAAQAGVRYSIENPLAYVDSNLVGFGHILEGCRHHGIEHLVYASSSSVYGANTSMPFSVHDNVDHPVSLYAATKKANELMAHTYSHLYRLPTTGLRFFTVYGPWSRPDMAMLKFAHKIMQGEPIDVFNYGKHKRDFTYIDDIVEGVIRVLDRVPEPNPEWDSDHPDSASSTAPYRLYNIGNNQPVELMRYIELLEESLGKKAELNLLPLQDGDVIATYADVAELIEDTGYKPSTRLEDGVTNFARWFLDYYDY
- the tviB gene encoding Vi polysaccharide biosynthesis UDP-N-acetylglucosamine C-6 dehydrogenase TviB; protein product: MIDFDKVHIGVLGLGYVGLPLAVEFGKKFPTIGLDINEARVEELKQGKDSSLEVDPAELQQVPHLSYTSQLEDLKACNVFIVTVPTPINEHKQPDLSPLIGASHALGKVMKSGDIAIFESTVYPGATEEVCVPIMEEESGLKFNQDFFVGYSPERINPGDKEHRLPTIKKVTSGSTPEVADFVDELYKTVITAGTHKASSIKVAEAAKVIENTQRDVNIALINELALIFNKLNIDTLEVLEAAGSKWNFLPFRPGLVGGHCIGVDPYYLTHKAQSIGYQPEIILAGRRLNDGMGAYVVHSVVKMMMKRGMSTNNSRVLVLGLTFKENCPDLRNTRVVDIVSEFEDYGASVDVYDPWVNPEEAEEEYGLLPIDSLSDGTYDAVILAVAHQEFQQMGADKIRALCKENGVLFDVKNVLPVDEVDARL
- a CDS encoding NAD-dependent epimerase/dehydratase family protein, with the translated sequence MTTYESLKERLKSQPATWLITGVAGFIGSNLLETLLKLNQKVVGLDNFATGHAYNFDKVKAAVSVDQWSAFRFIEGDIRDLQTCHDACNGVDYVLHQAALGSVPRSLTDPITTNECNISGFLNMLVAGRDAQVKRFVYAASSSTYGDHPGLPKVEDKTGNPLSPYAVTKLVNEHYAQVFARCYDFNTIGLRYFNIFGQRQDPNGAYAAVIPKWVASMIDRDDVFINGDGETSRDFCYIDNAVQANLLAATTTNPDAANQVYNVAVGDRTSLNQLFTKIRDILADRFTYLSDLTPVYRDFRAGDVRHSLADIEKAKNLLGYQPSHNIDQGLTEAMSWYIDDLTS
- a CDS encoding B12-binding domain-containing radical SAM protein codes for the protein MLPTSASENHPKVALVALHAGYSHSSLALQSIAAYADARGCGHRMQLFDALVNTNHQVLIERLVEYAPRIIGFSTYLWNISASIRLSRLLKQLLPEMQVVFGGPEAGARGVELLTRVSEIDYVIEGEGEAAFTDLMNRVFQTQGDFESVSGLVYRKDDQIQQNSVQLMPVSEIPPIVSEGRFDSAKPLVYWETSRGCPYQCSFCSSATERLRAFPVERVEADLQVLEQLSNKTVKLLDRSFHLGEKRTSTLLQRFAATPDGLRFHLELNPDRISEQAMSVFREALPGKFQFEIGLQTLNDQVLINIDRRMDVAKSLENIRCLVEMRRHPVHLDLIVGLPGETVELCTSSLDQTFRLYPDHLQLGILKLLPGTPLQQQAHQLGYRWDTEPPYEVLSNPSMAFKQIAQFKRYAELLERLYNSGLLKTTLTGLVSQCFSGSVSDCFDRLLDDSGQQIARDNLQPDALFDQLCNFMIPYLEDTPGLQEWLLWDYCQFSLVNGKTPQWIADRLTLSEKVVVQGSRRRLPVITLTDTGVTMINQLTGSRYVAGRYALWPRQHKKGKPVEIFSLA